TGAGTGGTCTGGCGATCTCCCAGTTGTACCCGAAAAAGAGGGCCAGCTGGTTCTGCTCCGCCTCATTGAGTGTCCAGCCGTTGCCTTCGGCACTAAACCCGGAGGGATTGGTGATCTGCAGGGTTTGCCCTCCATAGGCGCCGCCGGTTGGTGTCTCAATGGTTATGTCATAGGGCGTCGGATTGCTTATCAGAGGGGAAATGCTGCGACCCGCGCTTGTGTTGAAATTGCGGAGATCCGCGTATCCATAAAATCCGCCGAGGACGAATAACATCTTTCCAACGCGTTTGCTGACGACGACCTGCTCCATTGCCTCCCCGGCATCACGTTCGAAGACCAGCGCGTTGTTGGCCCACACGCCGCCATCGAGCAGGTGTTGGTTCGGCAGGTTGTTCTCCAATACGGTGAGCCCGTCATTGTTGCCGCTTCGCGCCGTGCCGTCGGATGCGATCCGGGCGGCGACTTGGCCGGTCGTGCGATCAGTCAGCACGATGGTCCCTGCCGGTATAACGCCGGAATTGTTGCCGATATTGGCATAGGAATAGAGCGATCCCCATCCGATGCTGCGTATTTGCGTGCTTGCGCTGGTATTCCAGTTCGACCGGCTGTCGCTCAGCTTGAAATTGTTGGTGATGGCCCAGCCGTCACCGAGCTCATGCGACCAGGTCGCCCCGATCGCCCGCTGGGTCGAGTGCGCCAGATCGGTCGGGTCGAACACCTTGGAGGTAGCCGCTGATCCGGTCACGTAGCGAAACTTGCCCGGCCGGTGCAAGTTGGTGCCAAAACGGTCCACCCCGGGCGCGATCTCGGGATCATCGAAATTCTTGGCCGGCAGAAACTCGAACCATCCATTATAATCATCGAGATACTTTACATTCAGTTTTATCGTTCCCGCCCCATAATCCTTGGATATATTCAATCGGATTTGTCCGCCTTCGTTCATATCATATCCCGCATAACGCGCTCCCCGGGATTCACGATAGAACCCGCCGAGGCTGTATACCCAGCCGGTTTTCCCGACCGGTCCGCCGATCAGCAGATCGGCGCGATAATAAGGCTGCTCGTTCCCCTCCAGTCCGAATCGCCCCCGCACCTCGCCGCCATAGGCCGGCGTTCCTGAGCGGCTGATATAATTGAACACACCGCCCGGGGCATTGGCTGCCGTGATGGAGGCGCTGCCGCCGCGGACCGCCTCGACCCGCTCCAGCGTGACGTCGGGGCGCATAAAATAGTCGGGACCCCAGTTACTATAACTTATGTTGGTGACCGGCAGCCCGTCCTCCTGCATCGAAACATAATAATAGCCCAGATCGCCGTTGCTGGTGTTGGCGGAGACGCCGCGCGAGTACACCACGTTGCGGATTTCTCCCAGCGTCGAATTAACAAAGACGCTTGGCACGTTCCAAAGCAGGTCCGCGGCGCTCGCCGGGACCAGGGTTTCCATCTGACGATTGCTCACGGTGGACACGGAGACGGTTGCGTCCTGCCTGGCCGTCTTGGTAAAAACGCCAGTGACCACATATTTATCCAGTTCTACGATATTATCAGCAGTGGGTGGCGAAGGCGGGGACGCCGTTTGACCTGATAATTGAGTGATGGCGGCGAGAGTGGCACAGAAAAAACAGATTTTGGGATTCATATACGTAAAGCTTGGACGACCAACCAGAGCACAGCTGCTTGGAAAGCTCGTCATAACAGGGAAGGGAAGGAGTAAAAAATGGAACCAATGGATAAGACAAAGAGCAGCAGCTAAACCGATTTAGTGAAAATGCTAAAAAATACATTAATAGACAGTTCGGTTTTATAAGCCACTGCGCGATAATTAAACTGACTTCTGCATTCGAAAGGGACCTATATTGATTTGCAGCCTGCCGAGAAAGAAGGCCGCCCTGCATGTGTTTTAAGGATATTATATTCTGTGAGGAGCAGATGGACACAGGGGCGCTCGGCAGCAGTCCTTGTCAGGTTCGATGGGGCGGGCCATGGGCAGAACCCATCCGATAGGGGGAGCGCGCGGACATCGAACCACTGGATTTGGGTGGGTTTTTCGAAAATAGGACACGGCGTCAGTTCGCCGGCCAGTGTGCTCAAGTGCGGGCGCAGGGTGATCGGCAGGCAATAGGCCATGGATAGCGAAAGTAAAAATGGCGCGCTCAGCGTCGATAAACAGGGAGGGGAGAGAGGCCTCCATGATGAAATTATAGGGTTGTATGAAAAGGTGAAGGTGCATGGTAAAACGATTCTGATAAATTAAAAAAACAACACTATTGTGTGTTATGTCAACTTAAAAATAAACACCACTGTGTGTAAAAATATCCATGTTCTAAAGGTAACATTGGTAGATGAATTTTACCCAAGCGTTTGCGACAACACTCAGGACACTCCGCGTCGAGCGGCAGCTCTCACAGGAGGAATTGGCTCGTCGCTCAGGACTTCACATTAATTCAA
This genomic stretch from Termitidicoccus mucosus harbors:
- a CDS encoding TonB-dependent receptor; amino-acid sequence: MTSFPSSCALVGRPSFTYMNPKICFFCATLAAITQLSGQTASPPSPPTADNIVELDKYVVTGVFTKTARQDATVSVSTVSNRQMETLVPASAADLLWNVPSVFVNSTLGEIRNVVYSRGVSANTSNGDLGYYYVSMQEDGLPVTNISYSNWGPDYFMRPDVTLERVEAVRGGSASITAANAPGGVFNYISRSGTPAYGGEVRGRFGLEGNEQPYYRADLLIGGPVGKTGWVYSLGGFYRESRGARYAGYDMNEGGQIRLNISKDYGAGTIKLNVKYLDDYNGWFEFLPAKNFDDPEIAPGVDRFGTNLHRPGKFRYVTGSAATSKVFDPTDLAHSTQRAIGATWSHELGDGWAITNNFKLSDSRSNWNTSASTQIRSIGWGSLYSYANIGNNSGVIPAGTIVLTDRTTGQVAARIASDGTARSGNNDGLTVLENNLPNQHLLDGGVWANNALVFERDAGEAMEQVVVSKRVGKMLFVLGGFYGYADLRNFNTSAGRSISPLISNPTPYDITIETPTGGAYGGQTLQITNPSGFSAEGNGWTLNEAEQNQLALFFGYNWEIARPLTFDWGVRYEHLSVKGLNNQGALISGANYVPTYGGADGNPLTIYDNRFSIRNAMDWRYNRSLDTFSYSAAINYTINKNNSVYLRYSNGEKAPDFSFFTTLTSTWRLENYETISQKVEQWELGYKFRIPNVTIILTPFYSKLDDIFAANQFTDVDNSYYSPDPLYNAIETYGVEAEFDYTLNQYFSIRAVATWQDSEATKWQVWIANQPGPADDELQDFSGNPADNNPDWIINVTPTSHYKKFTASFSWKYMGKRPANVANIFTMPDFYQVDLMVRYDFNDRFSVSLNVNNAFDGEGVMNWAGWARDSSPFNRQSFTSIADPNATFLIVPIQPRAFFLSTTYRF